The DNA window GTCATGAATTCCAGGTACATAAACGTGGCGAATCCACATATTTCGATTATGGTCAGATAACCATTTTGCCATATTTAGCATTCGTTCGTTTGATTTACCTGTCAACTTGATGTGCTTCTCATCGTCAATATGCTTTAAATCGAGCATGACCAAATCAGTAACATCCAGAAGGTCGCGAATTTTATCCCCTTCATTATAACCGTTTGTATCCAGCGTAGTATGAAGATTCCAACGCTTCTTCACTTCTCTGAACAATTCGGTTACAAAAGGCGCTTGAAGCGTCGCTTCCCCGCCGGATACCGTTAACCCACCGCCTGATGAACGGTAATAGCTTAAATAAGGTTCGATTTCAGACAGAACCTCTTCTAGGCTCATTTCCTTACCGTCCGTCAGGCTCCAAGTATCTGGGTTATGGCAATACTGGCATTGCAACAAGCAGCCCTGCATAAAGAGTACGAAACGAATACCGGGTCCATCGACCGTTCCGAAAGTTTCTA is part of the Paenibacillus segetis genome and encodes:
- the pflA gene encoding pyruvate formate-lyase-activating protein, which translates into the protein MLKGRIHSLETFGTVDGPGIRFVLFMQGCLLQCQYCHNPDTWSLTDGKEMSLEEVLSEIEPYLSYYRSSGGGLTVSGGEATLQAPFVTELFREVKKRWNLHTTLDTNGYNEGDKIRDLLDVTDLVMLDLKHIDDEKHIKLTGKSNERMLNMAKWLSDHNRNMWIRHVYVPGIHDDEQDLLNLGRFIGGLNAVEKFELLPYHQMGVFKWQELGWKYELEGVPSPTAEEIERANRLIEEGRQQVVSATK